In a genomic window of Rhodovulum sp. P5:
- the irrA gene encoding iron response transcriptional regulator IrrA, translating into MIQLNPHPDHPDAIERSSDWLSKAGLRPTRQRVSLAALLIGDGQNRHVTAETLFAASCATGEKVSLATVYNTLRAFCQAGLMQEVMVDGTKSYFDTRVDDHPHFFWEDEHRLSDAPSGELEITKLPSPPDGAEISKVDVVIRLRRAS; encoded by the coding sequence ATGATACAGCTTAATCCCCATCCCGACCACCCTGACGCGATCGAGCGCAGCAGCGATTGGCTTTCCAAAGCCGGTCTGCGCCCCACGCGCCAGCGGGTCAGCCTCGCCGCGCTTCTGATCGGCGATGGCCAAAACCGGCATGTGACGGCAGAAACGCTGTTCGCCGCATCCTGTGCGACTGGCGAGAAGGTGTCGCTTGCGACGGTTTACAACACGCTGAGGGCCTTCTGTCAGGCGGGCCTGATGCAAGAGGTCATGGTCGACGGCACGAAGAGCTATTTCGATACCCGGGTCGACGACCACCCGCACTTCTTCTGGGAAGACGAACACCGTCTGTCCGACGCGCCCTCGGGTGAGCTTGAAATCACCAAGCTGCCGTCGCCGCCGGATGGTGCCGAAATCTCGAAGGTGGACGTGGTGATCCGGCTTCGCCGGGCGTCCTGA
- a CDS encoding MBL fold metallo-hydrolase has translation MTTSTFNRRQALMAGAALPLAAAAAQPARAAAPMMGADMPPYHRFKLGAFEVTTLLAGTRTVPDPQTIFGLNVDPDRFAAVSQENLIPADKAQFFFTPTVVNTGTELILFDTGLNAEGITAALAAAGYAPDQVDKVVITHMHGDHIGGLRSEGGETFANAVYLTGATEFDSWDMSGNDGFEGKVRPLAEKMTFLDDGGSVASGVTAMSAFGHTPGHMAYMLESDGKQLVLGADFANHYVWSLAYPDWEVRYDRDKAMAAETRKRMLGMMAADKVPFIGYHMPFPGLGFVEAQGSGYRYVPASYQMMLG, from the coding sequence ATGACCACTTCGACCTTCAACCGCCGTCAGGCCCTGATGGCTGGGGCGGCCTTGCCCCTCGCTGCCGCGGCGGCGCAACCGGCCCGGGCGGCCGCACCTATGATGGGTGCGGACATGCCGCCCTATCATCGTTTCAAGCTTGGCGCGTTCGAGGTGACGACGCTGCTGGCCGGCACGCGCACCGTGCCCGATCCGCAGACGATCTTTGGTCTGAATGTCGACCCGGACCGGTTCGCCGCGGTTTCGCAAGAGAACCTGATTCCGGCGGACAAGGCGCAGTTCTTCTTTACCCCGACGGTGGTCAATACCGGGACAGAGCTGATCCTGTTCGACACGGGCCTGAACGCCGAGGGCATCACCGCGGCGCTCGCCGCCGCCGGATATGCGCCCGATCAGGTGGACAAGGTGGTGATCACCCACATGCATGGCGACCATATCGGGGGCCTGCGGAGCGAGGGGGGCGAGACCTTCGCCAACGCCGTCTATCTGACCGGGGCCACGGAATTCGACTCGTGGGACATGTCGGGCAATGATGGTTTCGAGGGCAAGGTGCGCCCGCTGGCCGAGAAGATGACGTTCCTTGATGACGGGGGCAGCGTGGCCTCCGGCGTGACGGCGATGTCGGCCTTTGGTCACACCCCGGGGCACATGGCCTACATGCTGGAAAGCGACGGCAAGCAACTGGTGCTGGGGGCCGATTTCGCCAATCACTATGTCTGGTCGCTGGCCTATCCCGACTGGGAGGTCCGCTATGACCGCGACAAGGCGATGGCGGCGGAAACGCGCAAGCGGATGCTGGGCATGATGGCCGCCGACAAGGTGCCGTTCATCGGCTACCACATGCCGTTCCCCGGCCTCGGCTTTGTCGAGGCGCAGGGCAGCGGATATCGCTATGTGCCTGCCAGTTACCAGATGATGCTTGGCTGA
- a CDS encoding CZB domain-containing protein — MNQARMIELIDVAVAGHMERHLLLQKAIERGRRGPEPENVADPKICRLGKWLYGSEIDEATRRSEAFTVVNRLHNNFHDCAGRIMDLARDFKPEQATALLHGEYKTHSDKLVRALLLWKQELLMAERKKRVA; from the coding sequence ATGAACCAAGCGCGAATGATCGAGCTGATCGACGTGGCCGTGGCCGGCCACATGGAGCGACACCTGCTCCTTCAAAAGGCCATCGAACGCGGTCGCCGGGGGCCAGAGCCCGAGAACGTCGCAGACCCGAAAATCTGCCGCTTGGGCAAATGGCTGTATGGGTCAGAGATTGACGAAGCGACCCGGCGGAGCGAGGCATTCACGGTTGTGAACCGCCTGCACAACAACTTTCACGACTGCGCCGGCCGGATCATGGACCTCGCCCGCGACTTCAAACCCGAACAAGCCACCGCCCTGCTGCACGGCGAATACAAGACGCATTCCGACAAACTGGTTCGTGCGCTCTTGCTGTGGAAACAGGAACTCCTGATGGCAGAACGCAAGAAGCGCGTGGCGTAA
- a CDS encoding division plane positioning ATPase MipZ, whose product MAHIIVVGNEKGGAGKSTVSMHVATALVRQGHKVGTMDLDLRQRSFARFVENRRAYIDRTGVDLPIPDFLELPQVSEADLKPGENIHDQRLSVAIAELEKDKDFILIDCPGSHTRLSQIAHTLADTLITPLNDSFIDFDLLARHDGATGKILGPSVYSEMVWQARQMRAQAGLKPIDWVVLRNRLGAQQMHNKRKMGEALQNLSRRIGFRVAPGFSERVIFRELFPNGLTLLDLRETGVTSLNISNVAARQELRDLMTALRLPSTEMAA is encoded by the coding sequence ATGGCGCATATCATTGTTGTCGGGAACGAAAAGGGCGGCGCGGGGAAATCCACCGTGTCGATGCATGTGGCAACCGCATTGGTTCGCCAGGGGCACAAGGTCGGGACAATGGATCTCGACCTTCGCCAGCGCAGTTTTGCCCGCTTTGTCGAGAATCGGCGCGCCTACATTGATCGAACAGGCGTCGACCTTCCGATCCCCGACTTCCTCGAATTGCCGCAGGTGTCAGAGGCAGACCTGAAACCGGGCGAGAACATCCACGACCAGCGCCTGTCCGTCGCCATAGCGGAACTCGAAAAGGACAAGGATTTCATCCTGATCGACTGTCCCGGTTCCCACACACGGCTCAGCCAGATTGCGCATACGCTGGCCGACACGCTGATCACGCCGCTCAATGACAGCTTCATCGACTTCGATCTGTTGGCACGGCACGACGGGGCAACGGGCAAGATCCTCGGCCCCTCGGTCTATTCGGAAATGGTCTGGCAGGCGCGCCAGATGCGCGCGCAGGCCGGGTTGAAACCGATCGACTGGGTGGTGCTCCGGAACCGTCTGGGTGCGCAACAGATGCACAACAAACGCAAGATGGGCGAGGCATTGCAGAACCTCTCCCGCCGCATCGGCTTTCGCGTCGCCCCCGGCTTTTCCGAACGGGTGATCTTTCGGGAGTTGTTCCCCAACGGCCTGACACTATTGGACCTGCGGGAAACCGGCGTGACCAGCCTGAACATCTCCAACGTCGCAGCTCGGCAGGAACTGCGCGATCTGATGACCGCGCTGCGCCTGCCGTCGACCGAAATGGCGGCCTGA
- the fabB gene encoding beta-ketoacyl-ACP synthase I, with translation MRRVVITGIGIVSPIGNNAAEVEASLRAGRSGIRFEETYAENGFRSQVAGIPQIDLEALIDKRQLRFMGPGAAYNFISMEQAIADSGLEASDVSNERTGLIMGSGGPSTSNFFVAHTTVKEKGSPKRMGPFMVTRCMSSTNSACLATPFRIKGVNYSITSACSTSAHCIGNGTELIQMGKQDIVFAGGGEEVDWTLSCLFDAMNAMSSKYNDTPETASRPFDATRDGFVIAGGGGVVVLEELEHAKARGAKIYAEVTGYGATSDGHDMVAPSGEGGERSMKLAISTLPEGRKVDYINAHGTSTVAGDAVEVKAVRNVFGDGTTPPIASTKSLTGHSLGATGVHEAIYSLIMLQKGFIAASANITEFDPDIRPEEILTELREGVELDTVLSNSFGFGGTNATLVMSKYHG, from the coding sequence ATGCGCCGCGTTGTCATCACGGGGATCGGCATCGTTTCGCCGATCGGCAACAACGCCGCCGAGGTCGAAGCGTCCTTGCGCGCCGGCCGTTCCGGCATCCGGTTCGAGGAAACCTATGCGGAAAACGGTTTCCGCAGCCAGGTCGCGGGGATCCCGCAGATCGATCTTGAGGCCTTGATCGACAAGCGCCAGTTGCGCTTCATGGGCCCGGGGGCCGCCTACAACTTCATATCGATGGAGCAGGCGATCGCCGACTCGGGGCTGGAGGCATCCGACGTCTCGAACGAGCGGACCGGGCTGATCATGGGCTCCGGCGGGCCGTCGACGTCGAACTTCTTCGTCGCCCACACTACCGTCAAGGAAAAGGGCAGCCCCAAACGCATGGGGCCGTTCATGGTGACGCGCTGCATGTCGTCGACCAACTCTGCCTGCCTTGCCACGCCGTTCCGGATCAAGGGTGTGAACTACTCCATCACCTCGGCCTGTTCGACCAGCGCCCATTGCATCGGCAACGGCACCGAACTGATCCAGATGGGCAAGCAGGACATCGTCTTCGCCGGCGGCGGGGAAGAGGTGGACTGGACGCTCTCTTGCCTGTTCGACGCGATGAATGCGATGTCGTCGAAATACAACGACACGCCCGAAACCGCCTCGCGCCCCTTCGACGCGACGCGTGACGGCTTTGTCATTGCCGGCGGCGGCGGGGTCGTGGTGCTGGAAGAACTGGAACACGCCAAGGCCCGCGGCGCCAAGATCTATGCCGAAGTGACCGGGTACGGCGCGACGTCCGACGGCCATGACATGGTCGCCCCGTCTGGCGAGGGCGGCGAGCGGTCGATGAAACTGGCGATCTCTACCCTGCCCGAGGGCCGCAAGGTCGACTACATCAACGCCCACGGCACTTCGACCGTCGCGGGCGACGCGGTCGAGGTGAAGGCGGTGCGCAATGTGTTTGGCGACGGGACGACCCCGCCGATTGCCTCCACCAAATCCCTGACCGGGCACTCCCTCGGCGCGACCGGTGTGCATGAGGCGATCTATTCGCTGATCATGTTGCAAAAGGGCTTCATCGCCGCCTCTGCCAATATCACCGAGTTCGACCCCGATATCCGCCCCGAGGAGATTCTGACCGAACTGCGCGAGGGTGTCGAACTCGACACCGTCCTGTCCAACAGTTTCGGGTTCGGCGGCACGAACGCCACCCTTGTCATGAGCAAGTATCACGGATGA
- a CDS encoding 1-phosphofructokinase family hexose kinase, giving the protein MSRAIRLLGGESRALVAMGGHNGDKLRALLEAEGIRLIPLVAPGETRLSIAVTDSSTGEQFRFVLPGPIWSEAGSRAILAAVTTAVPEEGYVVISGSIPKGLSDDFLDLACSKIGRSGARIVCDTSGPALDRVAAGGCETPPYILRMDQKEAEALSGRKLPGRGDSVDFAAELVARGVAQVVVVARGADGSVLAADGVRLHAEAAKVPVRSKVGAGDSFVGGFTLALARDEGLERALQWGTAAASAAVMTDATALCTREDTEALFDRCPVSVVP; this is encoded by the coding sequence GTGTCGCGTGCGATCCGTCTGCTTGGCGGGGAAAGCCGGGCACTGGTGGCGATGGGCGGCCATAACGGCGACAAGCTGCGCGCGCTGCTGGAGGCCGAGGGCATTCGCCTGATCCCGCTGGTGGCGCCGGGCGAAACGCGGCTGAGCATCGCGGTGACCGACAGTTCGACCGGGGAACAGTTCCGGTTCGTCCTGCCCGGCCCGATCTGGAGCGAGGCGGGGAGCCGCGCGATTCTGGCCGCAGTGACCACCGCCGTGCCCGAAGAGGGCTATGTCGTGATTTCGGGAAGTATTCCCAAGGGTTTGTCGGACGACTTTCTTGACTTGGCCTGTTCCAAGATCGGGCGCAGCGGTGCGCGGATCGTTTGCGACACCTCGGGCCCGGCGCTTGACCGGGTGGCCGCCGGCGGCTGTGAAACGCCGCCCTACATCCTGCGGATGGACCAGAAAGAGGCCGAGGCGCTATCGGGACGCAAGTTGCCCGGCCGGGGTGACAGTGTGGATTTCGCCGCGGAACTGGTGGCGCGCGGCGTTGCGCAGGTGGTGGTGGTGGCCCGCGGTGCAGACGGATCCGTCCTTGCGGCCGATGGGGTGCGGCTGCATGCAGAGGCCGCGAAGGTGCCGGTCCGCTCCAAGGTTGGGGCCGGGGACAGTTTCGTGGGCGGCTTCACCCTGGCGCTGGCGCGGGACGAGGGGCTTGAACGTGCCTTGCAGTGGGGCACGGCTGCAGCCAGCGCGGCAGTCATGACCGACGCGACCGCGCTTTGCACCCGCGAAGATACCGAGGCGTTGTTCGACCGCTGCCCGGTCAGCGTGGTGCCCTGA
- a CDS encoding metallopeptidase family protein — translation MRGVTDEPRHTTPPRIDDIAALAEQVRAALPEPFRTHARAVAIHVEDFATEDVLTEMGIDNAFELTGLYDGIPLTERSVMDQPDRPDAIWLFRRPILDEWVERGEVTLAEMVTNVLIHEFAHHFGWSDDDIAAIDQWWE, via the coding sequence ATGAGGGGCGTGACTGACGAACCCCGCCATACCACTCCGCCCCGCATCGACGACATCGCCGCATTGGCCGAACAGGTGCGCGCGGCCTTGCCTGAACCGTTCCGGACCCATGCCCGTGCCGTCGCGATCCACGTCGAGGATTTCGCGACAGAGGATGTGCTGACCGAGATGGGGATCGACAACGCGTTCGAACTGACCGGACTTTATGACGGGATCCCGCTGACCGAGCGGTCGGTGATGGACCAGCCCGACCGGCCCGACGCGATCTGGCTGTTCCGCCGCCCGATCCTGGATGAATGGGTGGAGCGGGGGGAGGTCACGCTTGCCGAGATGGTGACCAATGTTCTGATCCACGAATTCGCGCATCATTTCGGTTGGTCCGATGACGATATCGCCGCCATTGACCAGTGGTGGGAGTGA
- a CDS encoding VPLPA-CTERM sorting domain-containing protein, with protein MKKMLISASALAFFGTGAMAAQLDLTGFSAYCAGSCNWVIAGDGLSVTQTVNGAPTAYVSGDSFINSSFEGSFRTSNGDDDFMGFVFGFGADDSSPFYLFDWKGNDQSGSADGFYLSRVTGGLSAIPFGNHHLDAAGYDVIATDVDPSGDTKRWYTNDTYNFKLTYQTNRILIEVAEEGDPLATIFDITPADVDGVTAFEEGRFGFYNFSQPNVTYIGFTEEQAPPDVPLPATLPLVLAGLGAMGVMGRRKRA; from the coding sequence ATGAAGAAAATGCTGATTTCGGCGTCTGCGCTCGCGTTCTTCGGAACCGGAGCGATGGCCGCCCAACTGGATCTTACCGGATTCAGCGCCTACTGCGCGGGCAGTTGCAACTGGGTCATCGCCGGTGACGGGTTGAGCGTGACGCAGACGGTGAACGGTGCGCCGACGGCCTATGTGTCGGGCGACAGTTTCATCAACTCGTCTTTCGAAGGGTCGTTCCGAACCTCGAATGGCGATGACGACTTTATGGGCTTTGTGTTCGGGTTCGGTGCCGACGACTCGTCGCCGTTCTACCTTTTCGACTGGAAAGGGAACGACCAGAGCGGATCGGCGGACGGCTTCTACCTGTCGCGCGTCACCGGCGGTCTGAGTGCGATTCCGTTCGGAAATCACCATCTGGACGCGGCGGGATATGACGTCATCGCCACCGATGTCGATCCGTCGGGCGACACCAAGCGCTGGTACACGAACGACACCTACAACTTCAAGCTGACCTACCAGACCAACCGCATCCTGATCGAGGTTGCCGAGGAAGGTGATCCGCTGGCAACGATCTTCGATATCACGCCCGCCGACGTTGACGGTGTGACCGCGTTCGAGGAAGGCCGCTTCGGTTTCTACAACTTCAGCCAGCCCAACGTGACCTATATCGGATTCACAGAAGAGCAGGCTCCGCCCGATGTTCCGCTGCCGGCAACGCTGCCGCTGGTTCTTGCCGGGCTTGGCGCGATGGGTGTGATGGGCCGGCGCAAGCGCGCCTGA
- a CDS encoding PhoH family protein codes for MGISALTPPPNSEDVHETLLEFPDNRLLIDLCGEFDRNLAQIEHKLGVHILRRGNQLAIVGEGGPRGQAAMVLQQLYARLESGKGLEAGDVDGAIRLGDSADGTGSHPGDQLEMFQGGRVEIHTRKKLIEPRTEAQKLYVRSLFENELAFGIGPAGTGKTYLAVAVAVNMFIGGHVDRIILSRPAVEAGERLGFLPGDMKEKVDPYMQPLYDALNDFLPGKQVTKLIEEKRIEIAPLAFMRGRTLANAFVVLDEAQNATTMQMKMFLTRLGEGSRMVVTGDRSQVDLPRGVSSGLADAERLLSDVEGISFNYFTSKDVVRHPLVARIIEAYDAADSAS; via the coding sequence TTGGGCATCAGCGCTCTGACCCCCCCGCCGAATTCGGAAGACGTCCACGAGACGCTTCTGGAGTTTCCCGACAATCGCCTTCTCATCGACCTTTGCGGCGAATTCGACCGTAACCTTGCCCAGATCGAGCACAAGCTTGGCGTGCATATCCTGCGGCGCGGCAACCAGCTTGCCATCGTGGGGGAGGGCGGGCCGCGTGGTCAGGCCGCGATGGTGCTGCAGCAGCTTTACGCCCGGCTGGAGTCGGGCAAGGGGCTGGAGGCAGGCGATGTCGACGGGGCGATCCGGCTGGGTGATTCCGCCGATGGCACGGGCTCCCACCCCGGCGACCAGCTTGAGATGTTTCAGGGCGGACGGGTGGAAATCCACACGCGCAAGAAGCTGATCGAGCCGCGCACCGAGGCGCAGAAACTCTATGTTCGTTCGCTTTTCGAGAATGAACTGGCCTTCGGGATCGGCCCGGCGGGCACCGGCAAGACCTATCTTGCCGTGGCGGTGGCGGTGAACATGTTCATCGGCGGCCATGTCGACCGGATCATCCTGTCGCGTCCCGCGGTCGAGGCGGGCGAACGCCTCGGGTTCCTGCCCGGCGACATGAAGGAAAAGGTCGATCCTTACATGCAGCCGCTTTATGACGCGCTGAACGATTTCCTCCCCGGCAAGCAGGTGACCAAGCTGATCGAGGAGAAGCGGATCGAAATTGCGCCGCTGGCCTTCATGCGGGGACGGACGCTGGCCAATGCCTTCGTCGTTCTGGACGAGGCGCAGAACGCCACCACGATGCAGATGAAGATGTTCCTGACGCGCCTTGGCGAAGGATCGCGCATGGTGGTGACGGGAGATCGCAGCCAGGTCGACCTGCCGCGCGGGGTGTCGAGCGGTCTTGCCGACGCCGAACGGCTTTTGTCCGATGTCGAGGGGATTTCCTTCAACTACTTCACGTCGAAAGACGTCGTGCGCCACCCGCTTGTTGCCCGGATCATCGAAGCCTACGACGCAGCCGACAGCGCCAGTTGA
- a CDS encoding enoyl-ACP reductase: protein MPELMKGKRGLIMGVANDRSIAWGIAKAMADEGADLAFSYQGENFGKRVAPLAESVGSSFLVDVDVTDDTSLDHAFARLQEEWGTLDFVVHAIAFSDKNELTGRFINTTRDNFKNSLAISCYSLIDIARRAQPLMPDGGTLLTLTYQGSNRVTPFYNVMGVAKAALESTVRYLASDLGPEGIRVNAISPGPMKTLAGAAIGGGRKTFRHTEMNAPLRQNATLECIGGTAVYLASDHGACTTGEIITVDGGYHVLGMPRFENI, encoded by the coding sequence ATGCCTGAGTTGATGAAGGGAAAACGCGGCCTGATCATGGGCGTCGCCAATGATCGCTCCATTGCCTGGGGAATTGCCAAGGCAATGGCGGATGAGGGCGCGGATCTTGCGTTTTCCTATCAGGGCGAAAATTTCGGCAAGCGGGTCGCCCCCCTTGCCGAAAGCGTCGGTTCAAGCTTTCTGGTCGATGTCGACGTGACCGATGACACGTCGCTCGACCATGCCTTCGCCCGGTTGCAGGAGGAATGGGGCACGCTTGACTTCGTCGTGCATGCCATCGCGTTTTCCGACAAGAACGAACTGACCGGGCGTTTCATCAACACCACGCGCGACAACTTCAAGAACAGCCTCGCGATCTCCTGCTACTCGCTGATCGACATCGCGCGGCGGGCGCAGCCGCTGATGCCCGATGGTGGCACGCTCCTGACGCTGACCTACCAAGGCTCCAACCGGGTGACGCCCTTCTACAACGTGATGGGGGTAGCCAAGGCGGCGCTGGAATCGACGGTCCGTTACCTTGCCTCCGACCTTGGCCCGGAGGGTATTCGTGTGAACGCCATTTCCCCCGGTCCGATGAAAACGCTGGCCGGGGCCGCCATCGGCGGCGGTCGCAAGACCTTCCGCCACACGGAAATGAACGCCCCCTTGCGCCAGAACGCGACGCTGGAATGCATCGGTGGCACCGCGGTCTATCTGGCCTCCGACCACGGCGCCTGCACGACGGGAGAGATCATTACCGTCGACGGCGGCTATCACGTCCTTGGCATGCCCCGGTTCGAGAACATCTAG
- the miaB gene encoding tRNA (N6-isopentenyl adenosine(37)-C2)-methylthiotransferase MiaB, producing the protein MTMSRKLHIKTYGCQMNVYDSERMAEALTAAGYVATDTPEDADLILLNTCHIREKAAEKVYSELGRLKPFKAANPDLKIGVAGCVAQAEGAEILARQPLVDLVVGPQSYHRLPELEARARAGEKALDTDFPEEDKFDRLGGRPKAQRGPTAFLTVQEGCDKFCAFCVVPYTRGAEASRPVARVLEEARGLVDRGVVEITLLGQNVNAYHGAGPDGGAVSLAGLIGDLAKIDGLERIRYTTSHPNDMADDLIAAHAEVPELMPYLHLPVQSGSDRILKAMNRQHTADDYLRLIERIRAARPDILISGDFIVGFPGETDADFEATLALVREVRYGQCYSFKYSPRPGTPAAERDQVPEEVRAERLSRLQALLQAQQEAAQQAMVGRQVGVLFEKAGRLPGQLVGKSDHLQAVHVEAGEDWLGRIAPVEITAAAPNSLAGRLAVATDQPG; encoded by the coding sequence ATGACCATGTCCCGAAAACTCCACATCAAGACCTATGGCTGTCAGATGAACGTCTATGACAGCGAGCGGATGGCAGAGGCGCTGACCGCGGCGGGATACGTGGCGACCGACACGCCTGAGGACGCAGACCTGATCCTGCTGAACACCTGCCACATCCGGGAGAAGGCCGCGGAGAAGGTCTATTCCGAACTTGGCAGGCTGAAACCGTTCAAGGCGGCAAATCCCGATTTGAAGATTGGCGTCGCGGGCTGCGTTGCACAGGCGGAAGGGGCCGAGATCCTCGCGCGGCAGCCTCTGGTCGATCTGGTGGTCGGGCCGCAAAGCTATCATCGCCTGCCGGAGCTTGAGGCACGGGCGCGGGCGGGGGAAAAGGCGCTCGACACCGATTTCCCCGAAGAGGACAAGTTCGACCGGTTGGGGGGGCGGCCAAAGGCACAGCGCGGCCCGACGGCGTTCCTGACCGTGCAGGAAGGCTGCGACAAGTTCTGCGCCTTCTGCGTCGTCCCTTACACCCGCGGGGCAGAGGCCAGCCGCCCCGTGGCGCGCGTGCTGGAGGAGGCGCGTGGGCTTGTGGACCGCGGCGTGGTGGAAATCACCCTGCTGGGCCAGAATGTGAATGCCTATCACGGGGCGGGCCCCGATGGCGGCGCCGTCAGCCTTGCGGGGCTGATCGGGGACCTGGCGAAGATCGACGGGTTGGAGAGGATACGCTACACCACGTCGCATCCCAACGACATGGCCGACGATCTGATTGCCGCCCATGCCGAGGTGCCGGAACTGATGCCCTATCTGCATCTGCCGGTGCAGTCGGGATCGGACCGAATCCTGAAGGCCATGAACCGCCAGCACACCGCCGACGACTATCTTCGGCTGATCGAACGCATCCGCGCCGCCCGGCCCGATATCCTGATCTCGGGCGATTTCATCGTCGGCTTTCCCGGAGAGACCGACGCGGATTTCGAGGCCACGCTGGCGCTGGTGCGCGAGGTTCGCTATGGCCAGTGCTATTCCTTCAAGTATTCGCCGCGGCCCGGCACCCCGGCGGCCGAGCGCGATCAGGTGCCCGAAGAGGTCAGAGCGGAGCGCCTGAGCCGCCTTCAGGCCCTCTTGCAGGCCCAGCAGGAGGCCGCGCAACAGGCGATGGTCGGGCGCCAAGTGGGCGTTCTGTTCGAAAAGGCCGGACGCCTGCCGGGGCAGCTTGTCGGCAAATCCGACCATTTGCAGGCTGTTCATGTTGAGGCGGGCGAAGACTGGCTGGGCCGGATCGCACCGGTCGAAATCACCGCCGCGGCGCCGAATTCGTTGGCCGGCCGACTGGCCGTTGCGACAGATCAGCCTGGCTAG
- the fabA gene encoding bifunctional 3-hydroxydecanoyl-ACP dehydratase/trans-2-decenoyl-ACP isomerase: MTGYPTSFDKDALLQCARGELFGPGNAQLPEPPMLMMDRITEISGDGGAHGKGHVVAEFDIHPDLWFFQCHFPGNPIMPGCLGLDGLWQLTGFNLGWRRWPGRGYALGVGEVKLTGMVRPDRKLVTYYVDFTKAIQTRRLTMGVADGRVEADGETIYQVKDMKVALSES; encoded by the coding sequence ATGACCGGCTATCCGACGAGCTTCGACAAGGACGCACTGCTTCAATGTGCGCGGGGAGAGCTGTTCGGCCCCGGCAACGCGCAACTGCCCGAACCGCCGATGCTGATGATGGACCGAATCACGGAGATCAGCGGCGACGGCGGCGCACATGGCAAGGGCCATGTCGTTGCGGAATTCGACATCCACCCCGATCTCTGGTTCTTCCAGTGCCATTTTCCCGGCAACCCGATCATGCCGGGCTGCCTGGGGCTTGACGGTCTGTGGCAGTTGACCGGGTTTAACCTTGGCTGGCGCCGCTGGCCCGGCCGGGGCTATGCCCTTGGTGTGGGCGAAGTGAAGCTGACCGGCATGGTTCGGCCCGACCGCAAGCTCGTCACTTACTACGTCGATTTCACCAAGGCGATCCAGACCCGCAGGCTGACCATGGGTGTGGCCGATGGCCGGGTGGAGGCCGATGGCGAAACCATCTATCAAGTCAAGGACATGAAGGTCGCCCTGTCCGAAAGCTGA